One Actinomycetota bacterium DNA segment encodes these proteins:
- the rpsA gene encoding 30S ribosomal protein S1 produces the protein MTENIENEKEVLEEGFLRNAETGKIEPDYEGTIKDFSDGDIVTGTVVRVDRDEVLIDIGYKSEGVIPARELSIRYGVSPEEVVKIGETIDALVLQKEDKDGRLILSKKRAEYERVWQRLDAIKEIDGTVKGQVIEVVKGGLIVDIGLRGFVPASLVDTTRVKDLKTYIGQEFECKIVELNRSRNNVVLSRRAFLDTLRKEEKKILLDTLEKGQTVKGTVSSIVSFGAFVDIGGMDGLVHISELSWGHVDHPSEVLAVGDEVTVQILDVDKERNRISLGLKQCQPDPWKETVKRFKTGEIVEGTVMKLVPFGAFISVSDGVEGLIHISELAESRVEFPGDVVEVGQTVTVKVVDVELDRHRLSLSLKQAMSPEEKAATAEALAKKEAETAEAVEAQKAEVQKPAEPEAAEAPPEVVEALEVAETQPEAVEAPQVTEALEEEPSIKEPPASAEVTEGKPAVEEEESAAEKALRDIESVDRDIEAIDAAELTNPDMTSEIAEAAEAAETPASAEDTAGKQKAEEPEAPEAVEAVEPEAAEAQKEEAQKPTEAEPEAKADEESAPASEEETADKPEPGSLEAILEDMKKESKGSEG, from the coding sequence ATGACAGAGAATATAGAGAATGAGAAGGAAGTCTTAGAAGAAGGTTTTTTAAGGAACGCAGAGACAGGAAAGATCGAACCGGATTATGAAGGGACAATCAAGGATTTTAGTGACGGTGACATCGTAACAGGCACCGTCGTCAGAGTCGATAGGGACGAGGTCCTCATCGACATCGGATACAAATCCGAAGGTGTAATTCCAGCCCGAGAACTCTCAATCCGCTACGGCGTCTCGCCTGAGGAAGTCGTCAAAATCGGCGAAACTATCGACGCTCTAGTCCTGCAGAAGGAAGACAAGGACGGCCGCTTAATCCTGAGCAAGAAGCGGGCCGAATACGAGCGGGTCTGGCAGCGTCTCGACGCCATCAAAGAAATCGACGGCACAGTTAAAGGACAGGTCATTGAGGTCGTAAAAGGCGGTCTGATCGTCGATATCGGCTTGCGCGGTTTCGTGCCGGCGTCGCTTGTCGATACGACCAGAGTCAAAGACCTGAAAACATATATCGGCCAGGAGTTCGAGTGCAAGATTGTAGAACTCAATCGCAGCCGAAATAACGTTGTTTTGTCACGCCGGGCGTTTCTGGATACGCTTCGCAAAGAAGAAAAGAAAATCCTGCTGGATACGCTGGAAAAAGGCCAGACTGTAAAGGGAACCGTATCATCCATCGTGTCGTTCGGCGCTTTCGTCGATATCGGCGGAATGGACGGTCTGGTACATATCTCCGAATTGTCCTGGGGACATGTCGACCATCCGTCTGAAGTGCTGGCGGTCGGCGACGAGGTCACCGTACAGATTCTAGACGTAGACAAAGAGCGCAACCGGATTTCCTTAGGCTTAAAACAGTGTCAGCCCGATCCCTGGAAGGAGACCGTCAAGCGGTTCAAGACCGGAGAGATTGTCGAGGGCACGGTTATGAAACTGGTGCCTTTTGGCGCCTTCATCTCCGTCTCTGACGGGGTAGAGGGTCTAATACATATCTCCGAACTTGCGGAAAGCCGCGTAGAGTTCCCGGGTGATGTGGTCGAGGTCGGCCAGACCGTTACCGTTAAGGTTGTGGACGTAGAGCTGGACCGCCACCGACTGTCGCTAAGTCTAAAACAAGCTATGTCACCGGAGGAGAAGGCGGCGACCGCCGAGGCCTTGGCCAAGAAAGAAGCTGAAACCGCTGAAGCTGTAGAAGCGCAGAAGGCAGAAGTGCAGAAGCCGGCAGAGCCTGAGGCAGCAGAAGCGCCGCCCGAAGTCGTGGAAGCGCTTGAAGTAGCAGAAACGCAGCCTGAGGCTGTTGAGGCGCCTCAAGTAACAGAAGCGCTTGAAGAGGAGCCTTCGATCAAGGAACCTCCCGCCTCCGCTGAAGTTACGGAGGGCAAGCCAGCCGTTGAGGAAGAAGAGTCGGCGGCCGAAAAAGCGCTGCGCGATATCGAGTCGGTTGACCGCGACATCGAGGCAATCGACGCGGCCGAGCTCACCAACCCGGATATGACGTCTGAAATCGCCGAGGCTGCGGAAGCGGCGGAAACGCCCGCCTCCGCTGAAGATACGGCGGGTAAACAGAAGGCGGAAGAACCTGAAGCGCCGGAAGCCGTGGAAGCAGTGGAACCGGAAGCTGCGGAAGCGCAGAAAGAAGAAGCGCAGAAGCCGACGGAAGCAGAGCCCGAAGCTAAGGCCGACGAAGAGTCCGCGCCCGCCTCCGAAGAGGAGACGGCGGACAAGCCCGAACCGGGCAGCCTGGAAGCTATTCTTGAGGACATGAAGAAGGAGTCCAAGGGCTCGGAGGGTTAA
- the uvrB gene encoding excinuclease ABC subunit UvrB, whose product MDKLTLVSPFNPTGDQPQAIRQLKSGFDLGYEFQTLLGVTGSGKTFTMANLIEQQGKPALVIAPNKTLAAQLASEFKEFFPSNAVEYFVSYYDYYQPEAYVPQTDTYIEKDSSINDEIDRLRHAATSALFSRRDVVIVASVSCIYGLGSPEDYLAQVVLLNKGRDYDQDEVLNKLIKIRYNRNDYILERGTFRLKGDVLEVFPAYQQTALRVAFDGDTAESIEEIDPLTGKTLRILDNTVVYPASHFITAPEKVDKALASIEKELNVTLKKLHDAGKLLEAQRLKMRTEYDLEMLREVGYCNGIENYSRHFSGRAAGEPPDTLLSYFPKDFLTIIDESHITVPQLNGMYRGDKARKETLIEFGFRLPSALDNRPLRYDEFIERTGPIVFTSATPADYEKGVSGQIVEQIIRPTGLVDPEVIVRPTTGQVDDLMNEVKKRTDKKERVLVTTLTKKMAEDLTDYLTELGLRVQYLHSDVETLERVKILTALRRGEYDCLVGINLLREGLDLPEVSLVLILDADKEGFLRSETSLIQTIGRAARNVDGQVIMYADNITASMGRAISETNRRRKIQVAYNKKHGIKPETIRKAVNDILAANQMTGEIPGRGRKREIAKIVKGAAKDELEMLVKALREEMLEAASGERFEDAARLRDEITLLEEEYGQVK is encoded by the coding sequence ATGGACAAATTAACTTTAGTATCGCCCTTTAATCCGACGGGAGACCAACCGCAAGCCATCCGGCAGCTAAAGTCCGGGTTCGACCTCGGATACGAGTTTCAGACGTTGCTGGGCGTCACCGGTTCCGGGAAAACGTTTACCATGGCCAACTTAATCGAGCAACAAGGCAAGCCCGCTCTGGTCATCGCCCCCAATAAAACATTGGCCGCTCAGCTGGCCAGCGAGTTCAAGGAATTCTTCCCGAGCAACGCGGTCGAATACTTCGTCAGCTATTACGATTATTATCAGCCGGAAGCCTATGTTCCGCAGACTGATACTTATATCGAGAAAGATTCGAGCATCAACGATGAGATCGACAGGCTGCGCCATGCCGCGACGTCGGCTCTCTTCAGCCGCCGCGACGTCGTCATCGTCGCTTCCGTTTCCTGTATCTACGGCTTAGGCTCCCCCGAGGACTACTTGGCGCAAGTCGTCCTGCTCAACAAGGGGCGCGATTACGACCAGGACGAGGTCTTAAACAAACTAATCAAGATACGATATAACCGTAACGATTACATCCTTGAACGCGGCACGTTTCGACTTAAAGGCGACGTCCTGGAGGTGTTTCCGGCCTATCAGCAAACCGCGCTCCGCGTCGCCTTCGATGGCGATACGGCGGAAAGTATCGAAGAGATCGATCCGTTGACAGGGAAAACGCTTCGCATCTTAGACAATACGGTTGTCTATCCGGCGTCGCATTTCATAACCGCGCCGGAGAAAGTAGATAAAGCTCTGGCCTCTATAGAAAAAGAGCTGAACGTGACCTTGAAGAAACTTCACGACGCAGGCAAGCTGCTGGAAGCGCAGCGTTTGAAGATGCGGACCGAATACGACCTGGAGATGCTAAGGGAAGTCGGCTACTGCAACGGCATCGAAAACTATTCCCGGCACTTCTCGGGGCGGGCGGCCGGAGAGCCGCCGGATACCCTGCTGTCGTATTTTCCCAAGGACTTCTTAACGATTATCGATGAGAGCCATATAACGGTACCCCAGCTGAACGGGATGTACAGGGGCGACAAGGCGCGAAAGGAAACGTTGATCGAATTCGGTTTCCGCCTCCCGTCGGCGCTGGACAACAGGCCGCTTCGCTACGACGAGTTTATTGAGCGGACGGGGCCGATCGTTTTCACCAGCGCGACGCCCGCCGATTACGAGAAGGGAGTCAGCGGGCAGATTGTCGAACAGATTATCCGCCCGACCGGCTTGGTCGACCCGGAGGTTATCGTAAGGCCGACAACTGGCCAGGTGGACGACTTGATGAACGAGGTCAAGAAGCGCACCGATAAGAAAGAGCGGGTGCTGGTAACGACTCTGACCAAGAAAATGGCCGAGGACCTGACAGATTACCTCACCGAACTCGGGCTCCGCGTCCAGTACCTTCACTCCGACGTCGAAACCTTGGAGCGCGTCAAGATTCTAACGGCCCTAAGGCGCGGCGAGTATGATTGCCTGGTCGGCATAAATCTGCTCCGCGAAGGACTGGATCTTCCGGAGGTCTCGCTTGTCTTGATTCTCGATGCCGACAAAGAGGGTTTCTTACGGAGCGAGACATCGCTAATCCAAACAATCGGCCGGGCGGCGAGGAACGTCGACGGCCAGGTCATTATGTACGCGGATAACATAACCGCCAGTATGGGCCGGGCGATATCCGAGACGAATAGGCGCCGTAAGATACAGGTGGCATACAATAAAAAACACGGCATCAAACCGGAGACGATCCGCAAAGCGGTTAACGACATCCTGGCCGCGAATCAAATGACCGGCGAAATTCCCGGTCGGGGACGCAAAAGGGAGATTGCCAAAATAGTCAAAGGGGCGGCGAAAGACGAGCTGGAAATGCTGGTCAAAGCGCTTCGGGAAGAGATGCTGGAGGCGGCGTCCGGCGAACGATTTGAGGACGCGGCCCGGCTTCGCGACGAGATTACGTTATTGGAAGAGGAATACGGGCAAGTGAAGTAG
- a CDS encoding zinc ribbon domain-containing protein: MQCPKCGAENPVGAANCNLCFYSFVERPPTTITAGEEASGKPGKTGFLTEEARSEVLKGGGAGVIGSLLFLTSLTIIHVSGVKVFDFLFSSLGVNKGNLSFFILLISMFALLCGGVGGNLDNKREIVPVIRSVAALAGLGIWAGLIVWLKPADIALIVWLTDGATGIILALASLPFAAMFLGLSESFGEDLEPSQALWGAIGGFLSGIVTAAVVAASYAITPVFGTAAPTGVLSVIGFSIKLAIITSFTGFIAGASLWLSIKSVKRFAS, encoded by the coding sequence GTGCAGTGTCCAAAATGCGGGGCGGAAAACCCCGTTGGTGCGGCCAACTGTAATCTCTGTTTTTATAGTTTTGTCGAACGGCCGCCGACCACCATAACGGCCGGCGAGGAAGCAAGTGGAAAGCCAGGCAAAACAGGCTTCTTGACCGAAGAAGCGCGCTCGGAGGTCTTGAAAGGCGGCGGCGCCGGTGTAATCGGAAGTTTGCTTTTCCTGACCAGCTTAACGATTATTCATGTTTCGGGCGTCAAGGTTTTTGATTTCCTGTTTTCTAGTCTGGGCGTCAACAAAGGGAATCTGTCGTTTTTCATACTACTGATAAGTATGTTCGCGCTGCTTTGTGGCGGCGTGGGCGGGAACCTTGATAACAAACGCGAGATTGTTCCGGTCATCCGGTCAGTCGCCGCGCTGGCCGGTTTGGGCATATGGGCCGGCCTTATTGTGTGGTTAAAGCCGGCCGACATCGCGCTTATCGTCTGGTTGACGGACGGCGCGACCGGGATTATTTTAGCCTTAGCGTCATTGCCTTTCGCGGCGATGTTCCTGGGGTTAAGCGAATCGTTCGGTGAGGATTTAGAGCCGTCCCAGGCGCTATGGGGCGCTATCGGCGGTTTCTTGTCAGGTATCGTGACGGCCGCGGTCGTCGCCGCTTCATATGCCATAACGCCCGTCTTCGGGACGGCCGCGCCGACCGGCGTGCTGTCCGTAATCGGTTTTTCCATAAAGCTGGCCATAATCACCAGCTTCACTGGCTTCATCGCCGGCGCGTCCTTGTGGCTGTCGATTAAATCGGTCAAACGTTTCGCTTCTTAA
- the coaE gene encoding dephospho-CoA kinase (Dephospho-CoA kinase (CoaE) performs the final step in coenzyme A biosynthesis.): MFVIGITGGIASGKSTLTEYLKPSADAIIDADEIAREVVTPGTPAYSALVERFGRSILESDGTINRPELGKIIFSEAENIEFINGLTHPSIAERIQSDLKKAEAKVPQDGLVLLRIPLMVEAGLAGLADMIVVVMADRKTRIWRLVERRGSTENDAQRVIEAQLPDAERAKIADFVIVNDGSLETLAKAAQSVLAEARRRQKEKSG, translated from the coding sequence GTGTTTGTCATCGGTATAACCGGCGGCATCGCTTCGGGGAAAAGCACTCTTACGGAGTATCTCAAGCCGTCCGCGGACGCCATAATTGACGCCGACGAAATCGCCAGGGAGGTAGTCACTCCCGGTACTCCTGCTTACTCCGCGTTGGTGGAACGTTTCGGCCGATCCATACTTGAATCCGATGGAACGATAAACCGGCCTGAGCTGGGCAAAATAATATTCTCCGAGGCCGAGAACATCGAGTTTATCAACGGCTTGACGCACCCGTCAATCGCCGAGAGGATCCAAAGCGATCTTAAGAAGGCGGAGGCGAAGGTGCCCCAGGACGGTCTTGTTCTGCTTAGAATCCCCTTGATGGTCGAAGCCGGCCTGGCCGGCCTGGCCGATATGATTGTTGTGGTCATGGCTGACCGAAAGACCAGGATTTGGCGTTTGGTGGAGCGTCGCGGATCGACCGAGAACGACGCCCAACGCGTTATCGAAGCCCAGCTCCCGGACGCGGAGCGAGCAAAAATCGCCGATTTTGTCATCGTTAACGACGGCTCCCTGGAAACGTTGGCTAAGGCCGCACAGAGTGTACTGGCCGAGGCGCGCCGACGACAAAAGGAAAAAAGTGGCTAA
- a CDS encoding HAD family hydrolase has product MAKAALFDLDGTLVESDAAVVWCVNELLRRLSLPPADPAEIIGLIGVGLTPLLKEFMPEPEAHVAEYQRLYRQGFGDRTKVYEGTAVTLSALRKAGIKTGLVTNRNKDLAVTIVAHFGLDDLFDTLIGDGEGWPLKPDPAMVFEACRRLGVEPRETILAGDTLIDVATGRNAGCETVLLNYKGVYKESDADHVIVSLPKILDFFKGS; this is encoded by the coding sequence GTGGCTAAGGCCGCACTGTTTGATCTCGACGGCACGCTGGTCGAGTCGGACGCAGCGGTAGTCTGGTGCGTCAATGAGCTTTTACGGCGTCTAAGCCTGCCGCCGGCCGATCCCGCTGAGATCATCGGCCTGATCGGAGTCGGATTAACCCCGCTCCTTAAGGAGTTTATGCCCGAACCGGAAGCCCATGTCGCCGAGTATCAACGACTTTATCGCCAGGGATTCGGGGACAGAACTAAGGTCTATGAAGGGACCGCGGTAACTCTGTCTGCCCTGCGTAAAGCGGGCATAAAAACCGGCCTCGTGACCAACCGGAACAAGGATCTAGCTGTAACTATTGTGGCGCATTTTGGCCTGGACGATTTGTTTGATACGCTGATTGGGGATGGCGAAGGGTGGCCCTTGAAGCCCGACCCGGCGATGGTTTTTGAAGCATGTCGGCGGCTTGGCGTCGAACCGCGTGAAACGATTTTGGCCGGAGATACCTTAATAGACGTTGCCACAGGACGAAACGCCGGGTGCGAGACAGTCTTGTTAAACTACAAAGGTGTTTATAAAGAGTCAGACGCCGACCACGTCATCGTATCATTGCCGAAGATTCTGGATTTCTTCAAAGGGAGCTGA
- the uvrA gene encoding excinuclease ABC subunit UvrA: MEKIIIRGAREHNLKNVSLELPRNKLIVMTGMSGSGKSSLAIDTLYAEGERRYVESLSAYARQFLGQMNKPDVDSIEGLSPAVCIDQKGTTKNPRSTVGTITEIYDYLRVLYARVGVPHCPVCGTQITQQTAQQIIEQILGREPGTKLSVLAPVVRGRKGEYRDLLERLRREGYVRVKIDGKVYGLEENIKLDKQVRHDIDVVVDRLVIKEGVKRRLADSVETALKLADGIIAVETGPDRETYSTHFACLNDGFSFGELSPRIFSFNAPYGACPECDGLGTRIEPDIALIVPDPEKSLEEGAVAPYSGPTINYYPQMIRAVACDYGIDLDKPWKDLKKDEQDVILYGTGGRKVYVKFRSMSGYTHAHNTSFEGVMNNLTRRYKETDSDYAREKMEEYMSLAPCPACQGARLKKESLAVTVGGINIVEMADKSSRDLMNFLDELQLPAREAFIAERLLKEIKRRVKFLVDVGLDYLTINRAAATLAGGEAQRIRLATQIGSGLVGVLYVLDEPSIGLHQRDNQRLLETLKALRDLGNTLVVVEHDEATIRNADYIVDIGPAAGEHGGRIIAQGTLAEILANPESLTGKYLTGERKIAVPSSRRHPAGETITVVNPREHNLKGMDISFPLGMLICVTGVSGSGKSTLVDDILWRSIARKLYRSRVIPGAHDDIVGLEQIDKAIEIDQSPIGRTPRSNPATYIKAFDEIRKLFAETQEARLRGYKPGRFSFNVSGGRCENCRGDGQIKIEMHFLPDVYVECEVCKGRRYNNETLEIRFKGRNVAEVLDMSVEEALKFFEKIPPIRRKLDTINDVGLGYIKLGQPAPTLSGGEAQRVKLSAELSKRATGRTLYILDEPTTGLHFADIDKLLEVLNRLVDQGNTIIVIEHNLDVIKKADWLVDLGPEGGEGGGEVVAEGTPEQVAKTKGSYTGKFLKQVLKKK; encoded by the coding sequence ATGGAAAAGATAATCATCCGCGGGGCTCGCGAACACAACCTTAAAAATGTCTCACTGGAGCTGCCTCGCAATAAACTAATCGTTATGACGGGAATGAGCGGCTCGGGTAAGTCGTCGCTGGCTATCGATACCCTGTACGCGGAAGGCGAGCGGCGGTATGTTGAATCGCTCAGTGCGTATGCCAGGCAATTTCTGGGCCAGATGAACAAACCCGACGTTGACTCCATCGAGGGGCTAAGCCCCGCCGTCTGCATAGACCAGAAGGGCACGACCAAGAATCCTCGCTCGACTGTCGGCACTATCACCGAAATATACGATTATCTGCGAGTTCTTTACGCAAGGGTGGGAGTCCCTCACTGTCCGGTCTGCGGTACGCAAATTACTCAGCAGACGGCGCAGCAAATCATCGAGCAGATTTTGGGCCGGGAGCCGGGCACGAAGCTATCCGTGCTGGCGCCGGTCGTCCGGGGGCGCAAAGGCGAGTATCGCGACCTACTGGAAAGGCTGCGGCGGGAAGGTTACGTGCGCGTCAAAATCGACGGCAAAGTTTACGGTTTGGAAGAGAACATCAAGCTGGATAAGCAAGTCAGACACGACATCGACGTCGTGGTCGACCGTCTGGTCATCAAAGAGGGCGTGAAGCGCCGGCTAGCCGATTCGGTGGAAACCGCACTAAAACTTGCTGACGGCATAATCGCCGTCGAAACCGGGCCTGACCGGGAAACCTATTCGACTCATTTTGCCTGCCTAAACGACGGTTTTAGTTTCGGCGAACTCTCGCCGCGCATCTTCTCGTTCAACGCGCCCTACGGCGCTTGTCCCGAGTGCGACGGGCTGGGAACGCGCATCGAACCGGACATTGCTTTAATCGTCCCCGACCCGGAAAAGTCTCTGGAAGAAGGAGCTGTTGCGCCATATTCCGGCCCGACCATTAACTATTATCCCCAGATGATCAGGGCGGTTGCCTGCGATTATGGCATTGACCTGGATAAACCCTGGAAAGACCTCAAGAAAGATGAGCAAGACGTCATTCTTTACGGCACCGGCGGGCGCAAGGTTTACGTCAAATTTCGAAGCATGAGCGGCTACACCCACGCCCACAACACCTCGTTCGAAGGGGTCATGAATAATCTGACCAGGCGCTACAAAGAGACTGATTCCGACTATGCCCGGGAAAAAATGGAAGAGTATATGAGCCTGGCGCCCTGTCCGGCCTGTCAAGGGGCGCGACTAAAAAAAGAAAGCCTGGCGGTCACGGTCGGCGGTATCAATATTGTGGAAATGGCCGATAAGTCATCGCGCGACCTAATGAACTTTTTGGACGAATTACAGCTACCGGCGCGCGAGGCTTTTATTGCCGAACGGCTCTTAAAGGAGATTAAGCGACGGGTTAAGTTCCTGGTCGACGTGGGCTTGGATTACTTGACCATCAATCGCGCCGCGGCCACTCTGGCCGGCGGTGAGGCGCAGCGCATCAGGCTGGCGACGCAGATCGGTTCGGGCTTAGTTGGCGTGCTTTATGTTTTGGACGAGCCCAGCATAGGTTTGCACCAGCGCGACAACCAGCGATTGCTAGAGACGTTAAAGGCTTTGCGTGATTTGGGAAACACACTGGTCGTGGTAGAACATGACGAGGCGACCATCAGAAACGCCGATTATATCGTGGATATCGGCCCGGCCGCCGGAGAGCACGGCGGGCGCATAATCGCGCAGGGAACGCTAGCTGAAATCCTCGCCAATCCGGAGTCGTTGACAGGAAAGTATCTTACCGGGGAAAGAAAGATTGCCGTCCCGTCGTCGAGGCGCCACCCGGCAGGTGAAACGATAACGGTGGTGAATCCCCGCGAACATAATCTGAAAGGCATGGACATTTCGTTTCCCCTGGGCATGTTGATCTGCGTAACGGGCGTTTCCGGGTCGGGCAAGAGCACATTGGTGGACGATATCCTATGGCGCTCCATCGCCCGCAAGCTGTACAGAAGCAGAGTTATCCCGGGGGCTCACGACGATATCGTCGGTCTGGAACAAATCGATAAGGCGATTGAAATCGATCAGTCGCCCATCGGCCGGACGCCCCGCAGCAATCCGGCGACATACATCAAAGCTTTTGACGAGATCAGGAAGTTATTTGCCGAAACGCAGGAAGCCAGATTAAGAGGCTATAAACCGGGCCGGTTCAGCTTCAACGTTTCCGGCGGCCGGTGCGAGAACTGCCGGGGCGACGGGCAGATAAAGATTGAAATGCACTTTCTCCCGGACGTATACGTCGAGTGCGAGGTGTGCAAGGGACGCCGATACAACAACGAAACTTTAGAAATAAGGTTCAAAGGCCGGAACGTCGCCGAAGTTTTGGATATGAGCGTGGAAGAGGCGCTGAAATTCTTTGAGAAGATTCCGCCGATAAGAAGAAAGCTTGATACCATCAACGACGTCGGATTGGGTTACATCAAACTAGGCCAGCCGGCGCCGACACTGTCGGGCGGTGAAGCCCAGCGCGTTAAACTGTCGGCTGAACTCTCCAAGAGGGCGACCGGACGGACTCTTTACATCCTGGACGAACCGACGACCGGCCTGCATTTCGCCGATATCGATAAACTGTTGGAGGTCTTAAACCGGTTGGTAGACCAAGGCAATACGATTATCGTTATCGAGCACAACCTTGACGTTATCAAGAAGGCCGATTGGTTGGTCGACTTGGGGCCGGAAGGCGGCGAAGGCGGCGGGGAAGTTGTAGCCGAAGGCACGCCGGAGCAGGTCGCCAAGACCAAAGGCTCCTACACCGGCAAATTCCTCAAACAAGTACTCAAGAAGAAATAA